In one Zobellia galactanivorans genomic region, the following are encoded:
- a CDS encoding hybrid sensor histidine kinase/response regulator transcription factor codes for MPITKHICLFLFLISFTLEAQFNTLKFENFETPEGLSSSTCSEIFQDREGFLWFGTIDGLNRYNGYEFEIFRSVLNDTTSISNNRINTITEDKYGKLWVGTNNGLNVYNKETDKFTLIDLYGPLSLSTSPRKIINDVEYDAVGNAIWVATENGVVKIDLTDADNLHNEKFSYYLNDTTNDRSLDSNGVNAIVMGREGELWITTDGQYLNKYNRSKDDFDRVFIDSGNPYELNHIPKMVFIDDDGDFLIGNDMSDMIFWIREKNEFQHLSLADSHIPVSNIYQDDKGVFWLSTDGHGIFLYDKKKKAITRQITNNLFDPFSLANDKPSIIYEDRDGILWIGSYDKGVSKLDPSKYSFGHYYYQPNEANGLSEKIVQSVLQDSKGRIWLGAYNGGLDLFDEKNESYRHYGNVPGDERSLSSTKILYTFESSDGKIWICTLDGGLNSFDPEKEIFTRYEHNVFDPKSIDQNSVWAGLEDFEKRIWIGLRTEGLNLLDPKTGTFYKYKNTAVKDIGLTSNIVLYLYVDSKKRLLIGTTLGLNVVALDKLQEFAPEEIDFERVNEEGVEGNRINYITEDHKGNIWLGTDSGIFVLDDTLKRIKSYSSHDGLPNNLVVGLEEDDNHNFWITSKSGLSFLNPETDEIRNFNVHDGLQGSEFQTKSIHKTKDGRILAGGINGFNIFHPENIKLPADVKLNPLITSFKLNNKKVVKGDSINGRVLINSALDSIGNITLKYDENYISFEFVALYFENPEQVQYAYKMHGLDDDFVNIGNNRVVNHSNLQPGNYVFEVKASVDGKWENAGSAKLNIEILPPFWKTWWMYLIYAIAGGLLIWAIMYYYTQKVREDQKHELDQMKLQFFVNVSHEFRTPLTLILNPVDKILSSINESSPMMNSAQTIQRSARRLLHLVNQLLDYRKMDVGMMPLQLEKGNIVAFCEDIFMLFKDLADQKDLAYTFTSDAKNIQAHFDLDKVEKIITNLISNAIKFTPPEGTIDVSINKVTQKVTTYDSFFFSREKMGDYVEIVVKDSGRGLDKVQLKNIFSRFYNLDPSKTGTGIGLNFSKALVEMHGGDISVESQADKGSKFRVRLPLNLDKEAMETENIKNEFRINSMKAVEYEMLTTNELVAAKDFQEQPDDKDRPTVLVVEDNKELRTHLVNDLREFYQVKQAANGEKGLKMAKKHFPDVIISDVMMPVMDGFELCKKLKNEFETCHIPVLLLTAKSLDDDRIEGYHSGADGYLSKPFVTRVLIARINNLLETKKRLRQRFSEIGGIFPASEVTSNNMDEVFLDKVTKTILDNVGDMDFKQEDLLKELGIGRSQLYRKINSLTGKSPSHYMRTVRLRYASELLKENKYSIKEVSYMTGFNSTAYFSKTFRELFGVTPTEFMEQKEAPKE; via the coding sequence ATGCCTATCACCAAACATATTTGTCTTTTCCTTTTCCTTATCTCCTTTACATTGGAGGCTCAGTTCAATACCCTAAAATTCGAAAATTTTGAGACCCCTGAAGGCCTATCCAGTAGTACCTGTTCCGAAATATTTCAAGACAGGGAGGGCTTCCTTTGGTTTGGTACGATTGACGGACTCAATAGATACAATGGCTACGAATTTGAAATCTTTAGGTCGGTGCTAAACGATACCACCTCCATCAGCAACAATAGAATAAATACCATCACCGAAGATAAGTACGGAAAACTATGGGTGGGTACCAATAATGGCCTGAATGTCTATAATAAGGAAACCGATAAGTTTACCCTTATCGACCTCTATGGGCCATTGTCTTTGTCAACCAGTCCGAGAAAGATCATAAACGATGTCGAGTACGATGCGGTAGGCAATGCCATTTGGGTAGCTACGGAAAATGGCGTGGTTAAAATAGACCTGACCGATGCCGATAACCTGCACAACGAAAAATTCTCATACTATTTAAACGACACCACCAATGATAGGTCCTTAGATTCCAATGGTGTAAATGCCATTGTAATGGGTAGGGAAGGCGAGTTGTGGATTACGACCGATGGCCAATATCTCAACAAATACAACCGGTCTAAAGACGATTTCGACAGGGTCTTTATCGATAGCGGAAACCCGTATGAGCTCAACCATATTCCTAAAATGGTGTTTATTGACGACGATGGGGATTTTTTGATAGGGAACGATATGTCGGATATGATATTTTGGATACGCGAGAAAAATGAATTCCAACACCTTTCCTTGGCCGATTCCCATATTCCCGTAAGCAATATTTATCAAGATGATAAGGGGGTTTTCTGGTTGTCTACCGATGGCCATGGTATCTTTCTTTACGACAAGAAGAAGAAGGCCATAACCCGGCAGATAACGAACAACCTTTTTGACCCTTTCTCCTTGGCCAATGATAAACCGTCTATTATATACGAAGACCGTGATGGCATTTTGTGGATCGGGAGTTATGATAAAGGGGTGAGCAAATTAGATCCTTCAAAATATTCTTTCGGCCATTATTACTACCAACCCAACGAGGCGAACGGACTAAGTGAAAAGATCGTACAGTCGGTTCTACAAGATTCCAAGGGGAGGATATGGCTCGGGGCCTACAATGGTGGACTCGATCTGTTCGATGAAAAAAACGAGTCGTATCGGCATTACGGGAACGTCCCCGGCGATGAACGGTCGCTTTCTTCAACCAAGATTTTGTACACCTTCGAGTCTTCCGATGGCAAAATATGGATCTGTACCCTAGATGGGGGACTCAACAGTTTTGATCCCGAAAAAGAAATCTTTACGCGGTACGAGCATAATGTGTTCGACCCGAAATCAATAGACCAGAATTCCGTATGGGCAGGCCTTGAAGATTTTGAAAAAAGAATATGGATCGGCCTGCGTACCGAAGGCCTCAACCTGCTGGATCCCAAAACGGGCACGTTTTACAAGTACAAGAATACGGCCGTAAAGGACATTGGATTGACGAGCAATATTGTCTTGTATTTGTATGTCGATTCCAAAAAGCGCTTGTTGATCGGAACAACACTGGGCCTGAACGTAGTAGCGCTCGATAAACTTCAAGAGTTTGCACCGGAGGAAATTGATTTTGAAAGGGTCAATGAAGAGGGCGTAGAGGGCAATAGGATCAACTACATTACCGAAGACCACAAGGGCAATATTTGGTTGGGCACCGACTCGGGAATCTTTGTCCTTGACGATACCTTGAAACGGATAAAATCGTATTCTTCACATGACGGACTTCCCAATAATCTAGTGGTAGGCCTTGAGGAAGACGATAATCACAATTTTTGGATTACCTCAAAAAGTGGACTTTCATTTTTAAACCCTGAAACCGATGAGATTAGAAATTTCAATGTACACGACGGACTTCAAGGCTCCGAGTTTCAGACCAAATCGATTCATAAGACCAAAGACGGCAGAATATTGGCGGGGGGAATCAATGGCTTCAATATCTTCCACCCCGAAAATATAAAGCTTCCGGCCGATGTAAAGCTAAATCCACTGATCACAAGCTTTAAGCTCAATAACAAAAAGGTGGTCAAGGGCGATTCCATAAACGGACGGGTCTTGATCAACAGTGCTTTGGATTCTATAGGGAACATCACACTCAAATACGATGAAAACTACATCTCTTTTGAATTTGTAGCCCTGTATTTTGAAAATCCGGAACAAGTGCAATACGCGTATAAGATGCACGGGCTTGACGACGACTTTGTCAATATAGGCAATAATAGGGTGGTGAACCATTCCAACCTACAACCTGGAAATTATGTCTTTGAGGTCAAGGCCTCGGTCGACGGCAAATGGGAGAATGCCGGTTCGGCCAAATTGAACATAGAGATCCTGCCGCCTTTTTGGAAGACGTGGTGGATGTATCTCATTTATGCCATTGCCGGCGGCTTGCTCATTTGGGCCATTATGTACTACTACACCCAAAAGGTAAGGGAAGACCAAAAGCACGAACTGGATCAAATGAAACTACAGTTTTTTGTAAACGTTTCCCATGAGTTCAGAACGCCATTGACCTTGATCTTGAACCCGGTAGACAAAATACTTTCGAGCATCAATGAGTCAAGTCCGATGATGAACTCGGCACAGACGATCCAACGTAGCGCCAGAAGGTTATTGCATTTGGTGAACCAGCTCTTGGATTATAGAAAGATGGATGTGGGCATGATGCCGCTTCAGCTTGAGAAAGGGAATATCGTTGCGTTCTGTGAAGATATTTTTATGCTCTTTAAAGATCTGGCCGACCAGAAGGACCTAGCTTATACGTTTACTTCCGATGCAAAGAATATACAGGCCCATTTTGATTTGGACAAGGTGGAAAAAATAATCACCAACCTCATTTCCAACGCCATTAAGTTTACGCCGCCAGAAGGGACGATCGATGTTTCCATCAACAAGGTCACCCAAAAGGTAACCACTTATGATTCGTTCTTTTTCTCTAGGGAAAAAATGGGCGATTATGTAGAGATCGTGGTTAAGGATAGTGGTAGAGGACTTGATAAGGTGCAATTGAAGAACATTTTTTCAAGGTTCTACAATCTAGATCCCTCGAAGACCGGAACCGGTATCGGACTGAACTTTAGCAAAGCCTTGGTTGAAATGCACGGTGGTGATATTTCGGTGGAAAGCCAGGCCGACAAAGGAAGTAAATTTAGGGTTCGCCTACCATTGAACCTCGACAAGGAAGCTATGGAAACGGAAAATATCAAGAACGAATTCCGTATCAACTCCATGAAGGCCGTTGAATACGAAATGCTGACGACCAATGAATTGGTGGCCGCCAAAGATTTTCAGGAACAGCCCGACGATAAAGACCGCCCAACGGTACTGGTGGTTGAAGACAATAAAGAGCTGCGTACCCATTTGGTCAATGACCTAAGGGAGTTCTATCAGGTAAAACAGGCCGCCAATGGGGAAAAAGGACTCAAAATGGCCAAAAAGCATTTCCCCGATGTTATTATAAGCGATGTAATGATGCCCGTCATGGATGGCTTCGAGCTTTGTAAGAAGTTAAAGAATGAATTTGAAACCTGCCATATTCCCGTATTATTGTTGACGGCCAAAAGTCTTGACGATGATAGGATAGAAGGCTATCACAGTGGTGCGGACGGCTATTTGTCAAAACCTTTTGTAACGCGGGTCCTCATTGCCCGGATAAACAATCTTTTGGAAACAAAAAAGAGACTTAGACAGCGGTTTTCGGAAATCGGTGGTATTTTTCCCGCTAGTGAGGTCACCTCCAATAACATGGACGAGGTGTTCTTGGACAAGGTAACGAAAACCATTTTAGACAACGTAGGGGATATGGACTTTAAACAGGAAGACCTTCTCAAGGAATTGGGCATTGGCCGTTCACAACTCTATCGAAAGATAAATTCCCTTACGGGGAAAAGCCCAAGCCACTACATGCGTACGGTACGCTTGAGGTATGCTTCCGAACTATTGAAGGAGAACAAGTATTCCATAAAGGAAGTCTCTTATATGACCGGTTTCAATTCCACCGCATATTTCAGTAAAACATTTCGGGAACTATTCGGTGTTACCCCAACGGAATTCATGGAGCAAAAGGAAGCCCCAAAGGAATAA
- a CDS encoding SusC/RagA family TonB-linked outer membrane protein, whose translation MTTLKKFRANLKYVAGLLGILGFLISGTFTHLYAATSSISPLDITAVQDLTVTGTVTASEDGMPIPGANVIIKGTTTGTTTDFDGNFSIKVASSNSVLVFSSIGFAKQEVTVGNNTTINVALDMDVSALEEVVVVGFGTQKKATLTGSVTQVKGDDIMKGKGTSNAALALQGEVPGVVVTRTSSRPGNEGTNIKIRGDISVNNIGPLILLDGLEIPEWQLATLNANDIESYSVLKDGAAAIYGTKAAGGVILVTTKKGKQGKMKVNYKGETQMNIPHDFPTANLQEWAQLWLRAGDNDGISYVDTDGITQQAAPNYRFFTRDELVSIVDGTLPMAPDSYFWLTKEHRFDDVNQFDAVYGSTLSQRHDLSVSGGSENATYRSSIGYANERSPISFVYDGAKKYNFRTNLTYQMSDMVKTELTVSYDNRLVDEPTQGVGHGVQDMYLFPLYNPQGQYYDIFGANNLLAKLDEGGRIRNKEEIFRLGGVVTLNLDKYVNGLSLKYNGNFSSRNGRKTERTTSVTMYDWEGNISYTPTTLLTSGVKIYETEIMFQNHVIQANYNKSFGKHNIGFLLGLTAEEEQSYKYFQSRSNMASDELDDINTGDVTTQVNGGSPKDANGNTFNSGSNAVGLVSYISKLNYDYNGIYLLEVLGRRDGSSRLHPDYRWKNFYSASAGIRLSEMAFMKDGFFNNLKLRASYGETGSVTGIGAYDYISNITVGTTIFGASPALANTARIASLTSTERTWERVATTNFGIDFSILNSRLSGNAEYFTRKNNDMLIPITYPQILGASAPKTNSGDFKTNGWEIALNWRDQIGELKYNIGVMAWDSESEVTRMEGATAIKLGVNKSSGSDANIIEGKPLNAIYTYKTDGYLQTEEQVLNYYNQYGFVDPANQLEMKPGTVLPNYRSADRLVPGTVNRIDVNEDGVINEDDLVYFGDANPHKSYGINLGLEYKGFDFSAFFQGVGKQNIVREGALAYPFRSWWTNQNSAFLGTTWTEDNPNAENPASFYNGQRKNWNYGHINDINVIKASYLRAKVLTLGYSLPQDVLAKSGLERVRLSVTGNDLFVISNVKDGMDPEMGSSANQGNTVPYTSTVLLGLEVTF comes from the coding sequence ATGACCACTTTGAAAAAATTTCGAGCCAACCTTAAGTATGTTGCCGGTCTATTAGGAATCTTAGGGTTTCTGATAAGCGGTACATTTACGCATTTATATGCTGCGACAAGCAGTATTAGCCCTCTTGACATCACGGCTGTTCAAGACCTGACCGTTACAGGTACGGTAACCGCCTCTGAAGACGGTATGCCGATTCCTGGGGCAAACGTTATTATAAAAGGAACGACCACAGGAACAACGACCGATTTTGATGGAAACTTCTCTATAAAGGTCGCTTCTTCCAACAGCGTACTCGTATTCTCTTCTATCGGGTTCGCAAAACAAGAAGTAACGGTAGGGAATAACACCACGATCAATGTCGCACTCGACATGGATGTCAGTGCCCTTGAGGAAGTCGTGGTCGTAGGTTTCGGTACGCAGAAAAAAGCGACGCTTACCGGTTCGGTTACCCAAGTAAAAGGTGACGATATCATGAAAGGTAAAGGAACCTCCAACGCGGCCTTGGCATTGCAAGGTGAAGTACCGGGGGTTGTCGTTACCCGTACCTCTTCACGACCAGGTAACGAAGGCACCAACATTAAGATACGGGGTGATATTTCGGTAAACAACATTGGGCCCCTCATTTTGTTAGATGGTCTAGAAATACCCGAATGGCAACTTGCCACCTTAAATGCCAACGATATAGAATCGTATTCCGTATTAAAGGATGGTGCTGCCGCTATTTATGGTACCAAAGCTGCAGGTGGGGTTATTTTGGTTACCACAAAAAAAGGGAAACAAGGTAAAATGAAAGTGAATTACAAAGGGGAGACCCAAATGAACATTCCCCACGATTTTCCTACGGCCAACCTACAAGAATGGGCCCAACTATGGTTACGGGCAGGTGACAATGACGGAATCAGCTACGTAGATACCGATGGTATCACACAACAGGCGGCCCCCAACTATCGCTTTTTCACAAGGGACGAATTGGTCTCTATTGTTGACGGCACCCTACCCATGGCCCCTGATTCGTATTTCTGGTTGACCAAAGAGCATAGGTTTGACGATGTGAACCAGTTCGATGCGGTTTACGGCTCTACCCTATCGCAACGTCATGATCTTTCGGTTTCCGGGGGTAGTGAAAATGCGACCTATAGAAGTTCCATCGGTTATGCCAACGAGCGTTCGCCCATTTCCTTTGTATATGATGGAGCCAAAAAATACAACTTCAGAACCAACCTTACCTATCAGATGAGCGATATGGTAAAGACCGAACTTACCGTGTCATATGACAATAGATTGGTAGACGAACCCACCCAAGGTGTGGGACACGGGGTTCAAGATATGTACCTTTTCCCTTTGTACAACCCCCAAGGACAATACTACGATATCTTTGGTGCCAACAACCTATTGGCCAAACTTGACGAAGGTGGACGTATCAGAAACAAAGAGGAAATTTTCCGCTTAGGCGGTGTGGTTACCTTAAACCTAGATAAGTATGTAAACGGATTATCACTTAAATACAACGGTAATTTCAGTTCTAGAAACGGTAGAAAAACCGAAAGGACCACCTCTGTAACCATGTACGACTGGGAAGGCAATATCAGCTACACCCCTACTACCCTATTGACTTCAGGGGTCAAGATCTACGAAACGGAAATCATGTTTCAAAACCATGTCATACAGGCCAATTACAACAAATCTTTCGGGAAACACAACATTGGTTTCCTTTTGGGCTTGACAGCAGAGGAAGAGCAAAGCTATAAGTACTTTCAGTCACGAAGCAATATGGCTTCCGATGAGCTAGACGATATCAATACCGGTGATGTTACCACCCAAGTGAACGGGGGATCGCCAAAAGATGCCAACGGAAATACCTTTAACTCGGGAAGTAATGCCGTGGGACTTGTATCGTATATCAGTAAATTAAACTACGACTATAATGGCATTTACCTTTTAGAAGTCTTGGGACGTAGGGATGGTTCTTCGCGACTACACCCCGATTATAGATGGAAAAATTTCTACAGTGCCTCGGCAGGTATACGTTTATCTGAAATGGCATTTATGAAAGATGGTTTTTTCAACAACTTAAAACTGAGAGCTTCTTATGGTGAAACGGGTTCGGTAACCGGTATCGGTGCATATGACTACATTTCGAACATCACCGTTGGAACCACAATTTTCGGTGCTAGCCCCGCTTTGGCCAATACCGCTAGAATTGCCTCGCTTACCTCAACGGAAAGAACCTGGGAACGCGTGGCCACGACCAACTTCGGTATCGATTTTTCGATACTGAACAGTCGCTTGAGCGGTAATGCCGAATACTTCACAAGAAAGAACAACGATATGCTTATCCCTATCACCTACCCTCAAATTCTTGGGGCATCGGCACCAAAGACCAATAGTGGTGATTTTAAGACCAATGGTTGGGAGATTGCCTTGAACTGGAGAGACCAAATCGGGGAACTCAAGTACAACATTGGCGTAATGGCCTGGGACAGTGAAAGTGAGGTAACCCGTATGGAAGGTGCTACAGCCATCAAATTAGGTGTAAACAAATCGAGTGGATCAGATGCCAATATCATTGAAGGAAAACCCCTTAATGCAATCTACACGTATAAGACCGATGGTTATTTACAGACAGAAGAACAGGTTTTAAACTACTACAACCAATATGGCTTTGTAGATCCTGCAAATCAGTTGGAAATGAAACCCGGTACGGTTCTGCCCAACTATAGAAGTGCCGACCGTCTGGTGCCCGGTACGGTAAACCGTATTGATGTGAACGAAGATGGGGTGATCAATGAAGACGACCTCGTTTACTTTGGTGATGCAAATCCCCATAAGAGTTATGGTATCAACCTTGGGTTAGAATACAAAGGTTTCGATTTCAGTGCCTTCTTTCAAGGCGTCGGAAAGCAGAACATCGTTCGCGAAGGTGCCTTGGCCTACCCCTTTAGAAGCTGGTGGACCAACCAAAACTCGGCCTTCTTGGGTACTACTTGGACAGAAGACAACCCCAATGCGGAGAATCCTGCAAGCTTTTACAATGGTCAAAGGAAAAACTGGAACTACGGTCACATTAACGACATCAACGTTATCAAAGCTTCGTATTTACGCGCCAAGGTGTTGACCTTGGGCTACTCCCTTCCTCAAGATGTATTGGCCAAATCAGGACTTGAAAGAGTGAGACTATCGGTTACCGGAAACGACCTCTTTGTCATTTCGAACGTTAAGGATGGTATGGATCCTGAAATGGGCAGCAGTGCCAACCAAGGAAACACCGTACCCTATACCTCTACGGTATTATTAGGACTTGAAGTAACATTCTAA
- a CDS encoding glycoside hydrolase family 88 protein — MRVRLQLILFASFLMFSCASQKKETVQFSPEKILDENVKKIKDVQKTVKSVDQFPRNIHKGQTQWETVGPRDWCSGFWPGVLWYAYEHSQDSGLKTSAMKSTEALRQIAYSPAENHDIGFMLYCSYGNGYRLTGNEDYKEVLLAAADTLATLYNPNVGSILSWPIKKDEYKHNTIVDNMMNLELLFWAAKNGGSQHLYNLSESHAKVTMDNLVRDDASMFHLGSFDDETGEFLKGMTHQGYADDSMWARGQTWGIYGFAIAYRETGNKDFLNTAIRLTDHFLERLPEDGIPYWDFDDPKIPNAPKDASAAAIAACGMLELSELVEEKDQKKKYIQAAKDLIEKLSSDTYLSGDTNQALLLHSTGHHPRNSEIDMPIVYADYYYMEALLRLKKLGLSIKQ, encoded by the coding sequence ATGAGAGTCAGGCTACAGCTAATTTTATTCGCTTCGTTTTTAATGTTTTCATGTGCTTCACAAAAGAAAGAAACGGTTCAATTTTCTCCGGAAAAAATACTTGATGAAAATGTCAAGAAAATCAAGGACGTACAGAAAACGGTAAAGAGTGTCGATCAATTTCCCAGAAATATTCATAAAGGACAGACCCAATGGGAGACGGTAGGGCCCCGTGATTGGTGTAGCGGATTTTGGCCGGGGGTTTTATGGTATGCCTATGAACATTCCCAAGATTCTGGTTTAAAGACCAGCGCCATGAAATCTACGGAGGCCCTAAGGCAAATAGCCTATAGCCCCGCAGAAAACCACGATATCGGGTTTATGTTGTACTGTAGCTACGGCAACGGCTATCGGTTGACCGGGAACGAAGACTACAAAGAAGTGTTATTGGCCGCAGCAGATACCTTGGCTACGCTGTATAATCCAAATGTAGGTAGTATTTTGTCTTGGCCTATAAAGAAAGATGAATATAAGCACAATACCATTGTAGATAATATGATGAATTTGGAGCTGCTTTTTTGGGCGGCGAAGAATGGTGGTAGCCAACATTTGTATAATCTTTCCGAAAGTCATGCAAAGGTTACCATGGATAATTTGGTAAGAGATGACGCTTCTATGTTTCATTTGGGTTCTTTTGACGATGAAACGGGTGAGTTTTTAAAGGGAATGACCCACCAAGGCTATGCCGACGATTCGATGTGGGCCAGGGGGCAGACCTGGGGCATATATGGTTTCGCCATAGCCTATAGGGAAACGGGTAATAAGGACTTTTTAAATACCGCTATTCGACTCACGGATCACTTTTTGGAACGCTTGCCCGAAGATGGTATCCCGTACTGGGATTTTGACGACCCCAAGATCCCGAATGCACCCAAGGATGCATCTGCCGCGGCAATTGCAGCATGCGGCATGCTTGAACTTTCTGAATTGGTAGAAGAAAAGGACCAAAAGAAAAAATATATACAGGCCGCTAAAGACCTAATCGAAAAGTTGTCGTCCGACACCTATTTAAGTGGGGATACAAATCAAGCACTTCTACTGCATTCCACAGGTCATCATCCCCGCAATTCAGAAATTGATATGCCCATTGTGTATGCCGATTACTATTATATGGAAGCTTTGTTGCGTCTGAAGAAATTGGGGCTTTCTATAAAACAATAA
- a CDS encoding RagB/SusD family nutrient uptake outer membrane protein — protein sequence MKNIRLNSRISYLMLLLSAVFLGGCEDYLEQLPQDSLSEAVYFETPEQFTSAANLFYTRLGFDYGDESSDLSGNISGDPLYGQGNSITPTSDDIWEDNYSYLRPPNQLIEKAADYPGEFSEIAESVATAYFFRAWHHFLLLKRFGGVPLATEAFNLDSEESISKFYGPRNSRYEVVGQILKDLDQAIGDLPSQNDLADDKQGKLTLEAAKSFKARVLLYEATWEKYVGAATDGDGTSEGAGSNKPADYPSIAEMFNGAKQAAKEVMDSGAYELWDQRDAIGEEHLFYLFNLEDGGSNPAGLSKADNKEFIFQTVYDFTLRKINQNLTHAKPVSPSRKLMDMYLCTDGLPVQHSDVFEGYDDMASEFENRDYRLKSFVNEPLKQYWGWGSNTNGGGAQYGVAFEDSGINYDYRYVPQLTSPGGARNVGYQGRKFTTEYRLRETKEESYNYPQIRLAEVMLIYAEATCEINGGTISDGDLDISINKIRERSGVAPLTNALIAPFPDLNMLGEIRRERAIELNGENFRFDDLKRWNVAIETLNKNVCLTYIEGTEYETALNPKDPGNPIYVAGAFPYGLTQSEQSVSTYSGIATTKPGALILDPSGNRNWTLKNYVDPIPTDQIELNPALVQNPGW from the coding sequence ATGAAAAATATTAGATTAAATTCAAGAATATCATACCTGATGCTACTGCTCTCGGCAGTGTTTTTAGGAGGATGTGAAGATTATTTGGAACAGCTCCCCCAAGATTCGTTAAGTGAAGCGGTCTATTTTGAGACCCCCGAGCAATTTACCAGTGCCGCCAACCTGTTCTACACCCGGTTGGGCTTTGACTACGGGGATGAATCTTCCGACCTTTCGGGAAACATTTCGGGCGACCCGCTATACGGCCAAGGAAATTCCATTACCCCGACAAGCGATGATATTTGGGAAGACAATTATTCCTACCTGCGCCCCCCCAATCAACTCATAGAGAAGGCGGCGGATTATCCTGGAGAGTTTTCGGAAATAGCCGAATCTGTGGCTACGGCCTATTTCTTTAGGGCCTGGCACCACTTTCTATTACTAAAACGCTTTGGAGGTGTGCCCTTGGCGACCGAAGCGTTCAACCTAGATTCAGAAGAGAGCATTTCAAAGTTTTACGGCCCTAGAAACAGTCGTTATGAAGTGGTAGGCCAAATCTTGAAAGATCTTGACCAGGCCATAGGCGACCTGCCTTCCCAAAATGACTTGGCAGATGACAAGCAAGGGAAACTTACCCTAGAAGCCGCCAAATCTTTTAAGGCCCGTGTTCTTCTTTACGAAGCTACCTGGGAAAAATACGTGGGTGCAGCCACCGATGGCGACGGAACCAGTGAAGGGGCCGGATCAAACAAACCCGCCGATTACCCCTCTATAGCGGAGATGTTCAACGGAGCCAAGCAAGCCGCCAAGGAAGTTATGGATAGCGGTGCCTATGAATTATGGGACCAACGCGATGCCATTGGGGAAGAACACCTCTTCTATTTGTTCAACTTAGAAGATGGGGGCTCGAACCCGGCCGGACTTTCAAAAGCCGATAATAAGGAGTTCATCTTTCAAACGGTATATGATTTCACCCTAAGAAAGATCAATCAGAACCTGACCCATGCCAAGCCCGTCAGTCCGAGTAGAAAATTGATGGACATGTACCTTTGTACCGATGGCCTACCCGTACAGCACTCCGATGTTTTTGAAGGATACGACGATATGGCCTCCGAATTCGAGAATAGGGACTACCGTTTAAAGAGTTTCGTAAACGAACCCTTGAAGCAGTACTGGGGATGGGGTTCCAATACCAATGGCGGAGGGGCCCAATACGGTGTTGCCTTTGAAGATAGCGGTATTAATTACGACTACAGGTACGTACCTCAACTGACCTCTCCCGGTGGTGCCAGAAACGTAGGCTACCAAGGAAGAAAATTTACCACGGAGTACAGATTGCGGGAAACCAAGGAAGAGTCGTACAACTACCCACAAATTCGTTTGGCGGAAGTGATGCTCATCTACGCCGAAGCAACCTGTGAAATCAACGGTGGTACCATCTCTGACGGAGATCTAGACATCTCGATCAACAAAATTAGGGAGCGCTCCGGTGTGGCCCCATTGACCAATGCCTTGATCGCCCCTTTCCCTGACCTGAACATGTTGGGCGAGATACGCCGTGAACGCGCCATAGAATTAAATGGGGAAAACTTCCGCTTTGACGACCTTAAGCGCTGGAATGTTGCCATAGAAACCCTTAACAAAAACGTATGCCTTACCTATATCGAAGGTACCGAATACGAAACGGCCTTAAACCCTAAAGATCCAGGAAACCCTATTTACGTAGCCGGGGCATTTCCTTACGGGTTGACCCAATCGGAACAGAGTGTATCTACCTATTCAGGTATAGCCACCACAAAACCGGGAGCTTTGATCCTTGATCCTTCCGGTAACCGAAACTGGACCTTAAAGAATTATGTGGATCCCATACCAACGGATCAAATAGAACTTAACCCCGCACTAGTACAAAACCCGGGGTGGTAA